From the genome of Cervus elaphus chromosome 7, mCerEla1.1, whole genome shotgun sequence:
CCAGCATCTTCCTCTGCATCCTGTTCCTTGGTGGGGCACTGGGTAAGGGTGAGCTGGAGAATCCTTGGGGACAGGGAGCAGGGTAGGGCGGTGGTGGTGGCAGGGGTTTGTGGAGAAGCCTGAGAGCTAGGGGTAggagggtgagggagagggtgCTGACCTATGCTGAGGAGAGAGCTGTAGGGGGTTTGGAAAGAAGGGAATGGTCTCAGGCCAGCCTGATGAGGTGGAACAAGAAAGATTTCCTTTCAAAGGCATTTGAGAATAACTGTCTCTTCCTTGTGGCATTTTTGACAAGCCTGTCTCCCCTGACCCTTATCTCACCTCTTGCTTCTTTGCTGGGCACCTTGGTCAATGTTAATTCCTATTTTCTCATCCGACTCGGCACCATCTGCTTAACTTCTCCACTGGCACCCCCTCCTGGCCCCGGCCTGGCTTTTTGTGTCATTCTCTGTGTTCACCTCCGATTCTCTTGGCTTCTGTTCATGTCTGTGTATTTCTCGCATGCTCTCTATATCCCACGTGcctctctgtcttttccttttcgTGCATGATCTCcactcccttctctttttctACTTCTGTCTGCTTCTCCCTCCATTTCACCGCTCCTCTTTCCCCACTTTGTGTATCACCTCTGTGTGTGCAGCCCATTCCTGAATCCGAGCTGGGCCTCTCACCTGTCTTGTTTGCCTCTGTTCCCTGCTGGATCGCCACGGACTCCACAGGTCTCACCACCTCCTCGGCCCAAAGACAGCTCCACTGTTACACCTGCAACTTTGCCAAACCCTGCTACCCGGTTCCCACCAAGTGTCAGGATGATGAAGTTTGTGGCATCAGTATTGGTACCTCAGGTAGGAGGACTCTGGTCTGATGGACGTTCCTTAGATCGTCCCCACAGCCATCCATCCCGCCTTTCCTGGGACCCCCTTGGCCCTTGCCTCCTTCCTGCCCGACCTcagcttcccctcccccaaccaccTCTGTCCCATAGAACAGAGAGAGGTCATCGAGCGGAAGGGCTGCCTCCCAAGGGCCGAGTGCTCCCTGCAGGGCCACACCACCTACTGGTCCCGCTCCTACACTCTCCGACACCACTGCTGCGAGCAGGACCTGTGCAACTCGGCTACCATGCCACGTCagctccccagcctcctcctcatCACCCTGCTCGTCCTGGTGGCCAGCTTCACTTGGGGAGGCCACTAGCCTCCAGTTCAAGACTCTTCCACTGTCACTGCGGCCCTGGCAACACCTGCACAGAGATCTTTGGAGATCTGCCCAAGAGCCTGACTGTGTACAGAGCTCTCAGAACTGTGGGCCCAACACCTTCACAGGCCGCTCCCCAAACCTGATTCCTCTGGGCATTGCTCCAGCCCCTAGCTGCCCAGAGGTATGTGCCCAGAGCCCAGCCTCATAAAGAAGCTGTGCTCTAAATCCTTGGCCTTTTCTAGATGCTTGTTTCTGATGCATTCTGTAATCCCCAGCTCTCTGGCAAGGCAGGTGTTTGAAGGAGCTGGGGGTCCCAGGCAAGGGGATTGAAGGAGCATCAAGTGTGATGAGGAAGACAGTCCTGCTAGGAAAGATTAATTTGGAAGATCAGGGAGGAGGGCTTGGGGAACTATGAAAAGTAAATGTAATAAAAGTGCTATCTGGAAGTTCAGTAACACtgctctatatgtgtgtgtgtgtgtgtgtgtgtgtgtgtctgtacctGTGCAGGCACACGTGCTATCTCTAACAGCAAGCTAGAGCTGCTTAGCGGGTTGGGCTGGGGTGCTAGCACCGAACCACGACTTTCACTTCATCCTCCATCTGTCGTTGGCGTCCTCCTTCTTGCCAATAGCTTACTTAAGCCACTGCAGCGTAAAGGTTTTTAGGTGACACCGTCAAGAACGCTTTTTTCCAGTGAAGCCCAAGCTTGAGCAGATTACAAAGGGGCCCTTGTGGAGTGGTGAGGGTGTGGCTGGGAGGCCAGCTCCATGCTGCCTGAGACCAGGAGCACCAACACCCTCTCCCATTCCACAAGC
Proteins encoded in this window:
- the LOC122697277 gene encoding lymphocyte antigen 6G6e-like isoform X2; this encodes MDTSSIFLCILFLGGALGLTTSSAQRQLHCYTCNFAKPCYPVPTKCQDDEVCGISIGTSEQREVIERKGCLPRAECSLQGHTTYWSRSYTLRHHCCEQDLCNSATMPRQLPSLLLITLLVLVASFTWGGH
- the LOC122697277 gene encoding uncharacterized protein LOC122697277 isoform X1; protein product: MDTSSIFLCILFLGGALGLTTSSAQRQLHCYTCNFAKPCYPVPTKCQDDEVCGISIGTSERGHRAEGLPPKGRVLPAGPHHLLVPLLHSPTPLLRAGPVQLGYHATSAPQPPPHHPARPGGQLHLGRPLASSSRLFHCHCGPGNTCTEIFGDLPKSLTVYRALRTVGPTPSQAAPQT